A window from Candidatus Gracilibacteria bacterium encodes these proteins:
- the lepA gene encoding translation elongation factor 4 has product MKNIRNFCIIAHIDHGKSTLADRFLEVTGTMTRREMKHGQMLDTMDIEQERGITIKLQPVRMDWKYKGQEYQMNLIDTPGHVDFSYEVSRSLAACEGAILVVDASQGIQAQTLANCYMALEHNLTIIPVLNKIDLPAAEPERRAIELENALGLSRDEIICISAKEGTNVEKVLERVIERVPAPKSVGPSAETKALIFDSVYDPYKGIVAFVRVMEGHLERGQKIKFLNTKAVSDIIEVGCFKPKYKALDALDGGEVGYIVTGMKSVADARVGDTIWRKDGVNVKEETDAEALPGYKRVVPFVYAGIFCIEGEGYPLLRDALEKLSLNDSALTFEPEHSGALGHGFRCGFLGLLHLDIVQERLEREYNLDLIVTAPSVSYEVKDSKGIVKRISNPGELPDPSQIDEIREPWMKVEILIPKDFVGAIMQLVQERRGLSKNMQYLDEQRVNLIYEIPLASIVVDFYDELKSVSSGYASMSYEFIEFRPGDLVRLDVLVHGEKMDALSVIIHRSSAQYHGGLVCKRLKEIIPKAQFEIPIQAAIGAKIIARETIGSFRKDVTGYLYGGDVSRKNKLLDKQKKGKKRMKMFGKVEVPQEAFLAVLKKND; this is encoded by the coding sequence ATGAAAAACATACGAAATTTTTGCATCATTGCGCACATCGATCATGGAAAATCCACCCTGGCGGACCGTTTTTTGGAGGTCACGGGGACCATGACGCGCAGAGAGATGAAGCATGGGCAGATGCTCGACACCATGGATATTGAGCAAGAGCGAGGAATCACCATCAAGTTGCAGCCGGTGCGAATGGATTGGAAGTATAAGGGGCAAGAGTACCAAATGAATTTGATCGATACTCCGGGCCATGTGGATTTCAGCTATGAAGTTTCCCGCAGTTTGGCGGCGTGTGAGGGAGCCATTTTGGTGGTGGACGCGAGCCAAGGGATTCAAGCGCAAACTTTGGCGAATTGCTACATGGCGCTTGAGCACAATTTGACCATCATTCCGGTACTGAATAAGATTGATTTGCCCGCTGCTGAACCGGAAAGAAGGGCCATTGAGCTTGAAAATGCTTTGGGACTTTCTCGGGATGAAATCATTTGTATTTCTGCCAAAGAGGGGACCAATGTAGAAAAAGTTTTGGAACGCGTGATTGAACGAGTGCCCGCTCCAAAATCGGTGGGGCCTTCCGCCGAAACCAAGGCTCTGATCTTTGATTCGGTTTATGATCCTTATAAAGGAATTGTGGCTTTTGTGCGGGTGATGGAGGGGCATTTGGAGCGAGGGCAGAAGATTAAATTTTTGAACACCAAAGCGGTGAGTGACATCATTGAAGTGGGTTGTTTTAAGCCAAAATACAAGGCTTTGGATGCTCTGGATGGTGGGGAAGTGGGTTACATTGTTACGGGGATGAAATCGGTTGCGGACGCACGAGTGGGAGACACGATTTGGAGAAAAGATGGGGTGAATGTGAAAGAGGAGACGGATGCGGAGGCTTTGCCCGGGTACAAACGAGTGGTTCCTTTTGTGTATGCCGGAATTTTTTGTATTGAAGGAGAGGGATATCCCTTGCTTCGTGACGCGCTTGAAAAACTGAGTTTGAACGACAGTGCTTTGACCTTTGAGCCGGAGCATTCCGGTGCTCTTGGGCATGGGTTCCGTTGTGGATTTTTGGGCTTGTTGCACTTGGATATTGTGCAAGAACGACTCGAACGCGAATATAATTTGGATCTTATTGTTACGGCCCCCAGCGTGTCTTACGAAGTGAAAGATTCCAAAGGCATTGTGAAGCGGATTTCCAACCCCGGCGAACTCCCGGATCCTTCTCAAATTGATGAAATTCGTGAGCCTTGGATGAAGGTGGAAATTTTGATTCCCAAGGATTTCGTGGGGGCCATTATGCAGTTGGTGCAAGAGCGCCGTGGACTTTCTAAAAACATGCAGTATTTGGACGAGCAACGAGTGAATTTGATTTATGAAATCCCACTGGCCTCCATTGTGGTGGATTTTTATGATGAGCTCAAAAGTGTTTCCTCCGGATACGCCTCCATGAGCTATGAATTTATTGAATTTAGGCCGGGGGATTTGGTGAGGCTGGATGTTTTGGTTCACGGAGAAAAAATGGATGCCCTTTCGGTGATTATTCACCGGAGTTCGGCGCAATATCATGGAGGATTGGTCTGCAAACGGCTCAAAGAAATCATTCCCAAAGCTCAATTTGAGATTCCTATTCAAGCGGCCATTGGAGCTAAAATCATTGCACGAGAAACCATCGGATCGTTCCGCAAGGATGTGACGGGATATTTGTATGGAGGCGATGTTTCACGAAAAAACAAATTGCTCGATAAACAGAAAAAAGGAAAAAAACGGATGAAAATGTTTGGGAAAGTTGAGGTTCCTCAAGAGGCATTTCTTGCGGTGCTCAAGAAGAACGACTAG
- a CDS encoding ABC transporter substrate-binding protein — MKLSRLLPILALLLASCTPQELLTGGTGESVTIAYAEPISSYSPLTYEAKNRKYLVNLYEPLVRFDASFNTESALAVSWGRLDEKTWDFRLRKGVVFHDGQAFNADSVLYSLQLAREYEGSELESLLSSVASVEKIDEFRVQIRTDQPDPLLLNELSFVNMVPVDYENFDLPVGTGPYRASQLISDTLVLERFEGYWGPLAYFKEARLQYIPDFKDRLEGMLSGEIGLLANVPPQGAAQLAEHGILLEEAPGLENSFLFLNQNTRFADPNVRAAVWHALGSDFAEKLGGGHLRASSQFAATGITGYDPEVPERSQNLDLAWEYRHKLPEEMSLTLDIPEGLESLGEMVQEDLAVIDIAVTVRSTATQEYEDLIMTGLSDFYFFGWKYDLADGEDFFTGVVHSPVGTYGTFNAFGYADASMDRDIEALASLFDPMERREALTLLSSRLLETQTVLPLFESEVLYALSPDLYYDFRLDGQIWASEIIENVVE, encoded by the coding sequence ATGAAGCTTTCACGCCTGCTCCCCATCCTTGCGCTTCTGCTTGCTTCCTGCACTCCGCAGGAACTTTTGACTGGAGGAACGGGAGAGAGTGTTACGATTGCTTATGCGGAGCCGATTTCCAGCTATTCTCCGCTGACTTATGAAGCTAAAAATCGTAAGTATTTGGTGAATCTTTATGAGCCGCTGGTGCGTTTTGATGCGTCCTTCAATACGGAGTCCGCTTTGGCGGTTTCTTGGGGGCGCTTGGATGAGAAAACTTGGGATTTTCGTTTACGGAAAGGTGTCGTTTTTCATGATGGACAAGCCTTCAATGCCGATTCGGTGCTCTACTCTTTGCAACTTGCTCGGGAGTACGAAGGCTCGGAGCTTGAATCTTTGCTGAGCAGCGTGGCTTCCGTTGAGAAAATAGATGAATTTAGGGTTCAAATTCGTACCGATCAGCCGGATCCACTTTTGCTCAATGAACTTTCATTTGTGAACATGGTGCCGGTGGATTATGAGAATTTTGATCTTCCTGTGGGTACGGGGCCTTATCGTGCTTCACAACTTATTTCAGACACTTTGGTTTTGGAGCGGTTTGAGGGTTATTGGGGTCCTCTGGCTTATTTTAAGGAAGCGCGGCTTCAATATATTCCTGATTTTAAGGATCGGCTTGAAGGCATGCTTTCGGGTGAAATCGGACTTTTGGCCAATGTCCCTCCGCAAGGGGCTGCGCAGCTTGCAGAGCATGGAATTCTTTTGGAAGAGGCTCCCGGGCTGGAAAATAGTTTTTTGTTTTTGAATCAAAATACCCGTTTTGCGGATCCCAATGTGCGAGCCGCGGTTTGGCATGCGTTGGGTAGCGATTTCGCGGAAAAATTGGGAGGTGGGCACTTGCGAGCCAGTTCGCAGTTTGCGGCCACGGGAATCACGGGTTATGATCCGGAAGTTCCTGAGCGAAGCCAAAATTTGGATCTTGCCTGGGAGTATCGTCATAAACTTCCTGAGGAAATGAGCCTGACCTTGGATATTCCTGAGGGTTTGGAGAGTTTGGGTGAAATGGTGCAAGAAGATCTCGCCGTCATTGATATCGCCGTTACGGTGAGAAGCACAGCGACTCAAGAATATGAGGACCTCATCATGACGGGGCTTTCGGACTTTTACTTCTTTGGGTGGAAATATGATTTGGCGGATGGAGAGGATTTTTTCACTGGTGTTGTGCACTCGCCGGTTGGCACTTATGGAACCTTCAATGCTTTTGGCTATGCCGATGCTTCGATGGATCGCGATATTGAGGCCCTTGCATCTCTCTTTGACCCCATGGAAAGAAGGGAGGCTTTGACACTGCTCTCTTCGCGTTTACTGGAAACTCAAACGGTACTTCCCCTTTTTGAGTCTGAGGTGCTCTACGCGCTTTCTCCGGACTTGTATTATGACTTCAGATTGGACGGACAGATTTGGGCTTCAGAAATTATCGAAAATGTGGTAGAATAA
- a CDS encoding SpoIIE family protein phosphatase: MFRSLKAKFVLAFGSLIVVLFTALGLFLVEAKTRELAEGISDNSQSFAVFTAEPLVSAYRDLLQPGNFIQFTRQVDYTLRHAEEISDISIAGYSGSLLYDSKGEHQERYSGEPRVLDEKTLERVQGGKTSLLLEDGQVVYLKVDSDKHISFVDFNEDSVEPPSSTARITNIVVPTNNAFAVIYQVSYEAMEASLFAAKIQIGVIAGLGFILTLMISFMLSVSITRPLKELKAGALKIAAGDFSARVLVRTRDEVGVLAGTFNQMAEDLAASLEAKIYKERVAKELELAAKIQVDLLPKTQLELPSLEVVGGLVPATEVGGDAYDFIPMEDGNTLIYIGDGTGHGVPAGIMASISNALLYSLRAEPDLMVIADRLNAVIQKKSSNTMFITMGLTVWDEQSSTLRYLNAGHLPMLHFDAEAQSLNEIKLQGMAFGMVDEVTAHLEQRDIPLKKDDLIVLYSDGIPDAQNENGESYGVARLKAAMESAKEGSAEHIKDAILAAVMQFIGTREHLDDITVVVMKKK; this comes from the coding sequence ATGTTTCGAAGCCTGAAGGCAAAATTCGTACTCGCGTTTGGATCCCTGATTGTGGTTCTGTTTACCGCGTTGGGTCTCTTTTTGGTTGAGGCCAAAACACGAGAATTGGCGGAGGGTATTTCGGACAACAGCCAGTCCTTTGCAGTGTTCACGGCGGAGCCTTTGGTTTCCGCCTATCGTGACTTACTTCAACCCGGGAATTTCATCCAATTCACACGGCAAGTGGACTATACGCTTCGTCATGCGGAAGAAATTTCCGATATTTCTATTGCCGGTTACAGTGGCTCTTTGCTGTATGACTCTAAAGGTGAGCATCAAGAAAGATACTCGGGAGAACCACGGGTTTTGGATGAAAAAACGCTGGAACGGGTACAGGGGGGTAAAACTTCTCTTTTGCTGGAAGATGGGCAAGTCGTTTATTTGAAAGTGGATTCCGATAAGCATATTTCCTTTGTCGACTTCAATGAAGATTCGGTGGAACCGCCCAGCAGCACAGCGCGAATCACAAATATTGTGGTGCCCACCAATAATGCCTTCGCGGTGATTTATCAGGTTTCTTACGAGGCGATGGAAGCGAGTTTATTCGCTGCAAAAATCCAAATTGGGGTGATTGCGGGCTTGGGCTTCATCCTCACCCTCATGATTTCCTTTATGCTTTCCGTCAGCATCACTAGGCCGCTTAAGGAACTTAAGGCCGGGGCTTTAAAGATTGCCGCGGGTGATTTTTCTGCTCGTGTGCTTGTTCGTACTCGAGATGAAGTCGGAGTGCTTGCGGGAACTTTTAATCAGATGGCGGAGGATCTCGCGGCGAGTTTGGAAGCTAAAATTTATAAAGAACGAGTGGCGAAAGAGCTCGAATTGGCCGCCAAAATTCAAGTGGACCTTTTGCCCAAAACTCAATTGGAATTGCCTTCGTTGGAGGTGGTGGGAGGTTTGGTTCCTGCCACGGAAGTGGGAGGAGATGCTTATGACTTTATTCCCATGGAAGATGGAAATACTCTGATTTACATTGGGGATGGAACGGGACATGGAGTTCCGGCCGGAATCATGGCGTCCATTTCCAACGCGCTTTTGTATTCGCTCCGCGCGGAGCCTGATCTTATGGTGATTGCGGATCGTTTGAATGCCGTGATTCAAAAAAAATCTTCCAACACCATGTTCATCACCATGGGTCTCACGGTTTGGGATGAACAAAGTAGCACGCTTCGTTACCTCAACGCCGGCCATTTGCCGATGCTTCATTTTGATGCCGAGGCCCAAAGCCTCAATGAAATCAAACTTCAGGGTATGGCCTTTGGTATGGTGGATGAAGTGACCGCACACCTTGAACAACGAGACATTCCTCTCAAAAAAGATGATCTCATTGTGCTGTACAGCGACGGTATTCCCGATGCCCAAAACGAGAACGGCGAAAGCTATGGAGTCGCTCGTCTCAAAGCGGCCATGGAATCCGCTAAAGAGGGCAGCGCCGAACACATCAAGGATGCCATTTTAGCCGCCGTCATGCAGTTCATCGGGACGCGTGAGCATTTGGATGACATCACGGTGGTGGTAATGAAGAAGAAATAA
- a CDS encoding GNAT family N-acetyltransferase: MGIEKLKFEIRHGGAELHLEERQTQALFVSYKEQFLAQQGEGGNGLKDSEILDYLHYVLAQPETVVLFSEGEPIGMGGIRYYQDNPSYPKNSIVELGTLIVTHAFRGNGISEEILAKLQEEALARNPLDRGIIFSLITANPIVEHQATKANYRPQSSSKWVQMTGSPDSKTAYLEKWGYKPYVNMEHAYNDPGAVNKFLGEVRSRVATLLRGFKQN, translated from the coding sequence ATGGGAATCGAAAAACTAAAATTTGAAATTCGCCATGGTGGGGCTGAACTCCATCTGGAAGAGCGGCAGACACAGGCACTGTTTGTCTCTTATAAAGAACAGTTTCTGGCTCAGCAGGGGGAAGGAGGGAATGGGCTTAAGGATTCTGAAATTCTTGACTATCTTCATTATGTCCTAGCTCAGCCTGAGACGGTGGTCCTTTTCTCTGAGGGGGAGCCTATTGGGATGGGTGGAATCCGGTATTATCAGGATAACCCTAGTTATCCAAAAAATTCCATTGTTGAGCTGGGAACGCTGATTGTGACGCACGCTTTTCGTGGCAATGGAATCTCTGAAGAAATTTTGGCTAAATTACAGGAAGAAGCTTTGGCAAGAAATCCTCTTGATCGTGGAATTATTTTCTCCTTGATAACAGCTAATCCTATTGTTGAACATCAGGCCACTAAAGCAAATTATAGGCCACAATCAAGCTCTAAATGGGTGCAAATGACAGGATCTCCCGATTCAAAAACAGCTTATCTGGAAAAATGGGGGTATAAGCCTTATGTTAATATGGAGCATGCTTATAATGATCCGGGGGCGGTGAATAAATTCCTTGGGGAGGTGAGAAGTAGAGTCGCGACTCTGTTGAGAGGCTTTAAGCAGAACTAA
- the glyA gene encoding serine hydroxymethyltransferase, whose amino-acid sequence MTHQINPAVLKNWEMLAMNDPDIFNAITGEEKREMEGIELIPSENYTYPEVFAANGSVLTNKYAEGYPGRRYYGGQEFTDIVESLAIDRAKKVFRCDHANVQPLSGSPMNQAVYLAFLKPGDTVLGMDLSHGGHLTHGHPVSHMGKIFNFVRYKTHPEKQGWIDPDEIMRLALEHKPKIILCGYTSYPRDIDYSIFRKAADAVGAITMADVAHIGGLIAGGVMRNPFDYGFDIVTTTTHKSLRGPRGGMILCKEQFAKDIDKSVFPGLQGGPHMQTIASIAVTLGKALQPEFKEYAAQVLKNAKALAETLMAGGAKLITDGTDNHMMVVDTTVSFGVGGTEAEIALDKAGITCNKQVIPDDPNPPLRPSGIRLGTPCATTRGMKEAELKQIGEWMLDALKHANDDAYLAGIKTKVVEFCLKYPVPGVSA is encoded by the coding sequence ATGACCCATCAGATCAACCCCGCCGTTCTAAAGAACTGGGAAATGCTCGCCATGAACGACCCTGATATTTTTAATGCGATCACCGGGGAAGAAAAACGGGAAATGGAAGGGATCGAACTCATCCCATCCGAGAACTACACTTATCCCGAAGTTTTTGCCGCCAACGGATCCGTGCTCACAAACAAATACGCCGAAGGATATCCCGGCCGCCGCTATTACGGAGGACAAGAATTCACCGATATTGTGGAAAGCCTCGCCATCGACCGTGCTAAAAAAGTATTCCGTTGTGACCATGCCAATGTTCAACCGCTCTCCGGTTCTCCAATGAACCAAGCGGTCTACCTCGCTTTCCTCAAACCCGGCGACACCGTGCTCGGGATGGATCTTTCTCATGGAGGTCACCTCACTCACGGACACCCCGTTTCTCACATGGGAAAAATCTTCAACTTTGTGCGTTACAAAACTCACCCTGAAAAGCAGGGTTGGATTGATCCGGATGAAATCATGCGTCTCGCGCTTGAGCACAAACCTAAAATCATTTTGTGTGGATATACTTCTTATCCTCGTGATATTGATTACAGCATTTTCCGCAAGGCCGCCGATGCGGTGGGAGCCATCACCATGGCCGATGTAGCTCACATTGGGGGACTCATTGCCGGAGGCGTGATGCGAAATCCTTTTGACTACGGTTTTGACATCGTGACCACCACCACGCACAAATCGCTCCGCGGACCGAGAGGAGGAATGATTCTGTGTAAGGAACAATTCGCCAAAGACATCGATAAATCCGTGTTCCCGGGTCTCCAAGGAGGTCCCCACATGCAAACCATCGCGTCCATTGCCGTGACACTAGGGAAAGCGCTGCAACCCGAGTTCAAAGAATACGCCGCTCAAGTGCTTAAAAACGCAAAAGCTTTGGCCGAAACTTTGATGGCCGGAGGCGCCAAACTCATCACCGATGGGACCGACAACCACATGATGGTGGTGGACACCACCGTGAGCTTTGGAGTGGGTGGAACGGAAGCCGAAATCGCTCTCGATAAAGCGGGAATCACCTGCAACAAACAAGTGATCCCAGATGACCCCAATCCACCTCTAAGACCCAGCGGAATTCGTTTGGGAACTCCTTGCGCCACCACCCGTGGCATGAAGGAAGCGGAACTCAAACAAATCGGCGAATGGATGCTCGATGCCCTCAAGCACGCGAATGACGACGCTTACTTGGCCGGCATCAAAACCAAAGTCGTTGAATTCTGCCTCAAATACCCCGTACCGGGGGTGAGCGCATAG
- a CDS encoding 5-formyltetrahydrofolate cyclo-ligase yields the protein MKNAIRNQMREKRQALSPALHAEKSKKIREMVEQLPEFKNAKKILIYVSIGEEVDTHELIKDALTQGRALFVPKTKPDGIAVTPLKDWADLKPGTFGVLEPETQEEADPQEMDLIIVPGLAFDAHGHRIGYGKGYYDRLLKLSLGYTVGLAFTEQMVEKIPHEAHDVPLNLVLTS from the coding sequence ATGAAAAACGCCATCCGCAACCAAATGCGTGAGAAGCGCCAAGCGCTCTCGCCGGCTTTGCATGCGGAAAAAAGTAAAAAGATTCGCGAAATGGTGGAGCAATTGCCGGAGTTCAAAAACGCCAAAAAAATCCTGATTTATGTTTCAATCGGAGAGGAAGTGGATACCCACGAACTCATTAAAGACGCTTTGACCCAAGGCCGAGCCCTTTTCGTGCCCAAAACCAAGCCCGATGGAATTGCGGTCACGCCTCTTAAAGATTGGGCAGACTTGAAGCCGGGGACCTTTGGTGTCCTCGAACCCGAGACTCAAGAAGAAGCGGACCCTCAAGAAATGGACCTCATCATCGTCCCCGGCCTGGCCTTTGATGCTCATGGCCACCGAATCGGCTACGGCAAGGGCTATTATGATCGATTGCTCAAACTCTCGTTGGGCTATACAGTAGGCCTTGCATTCACCGAGCAAATGGTAGAAAAAATTCCCCACGAAGCTCACGATGTTCCCCTCAACCTTGTCCTCACCTCTTAA
- a CDS encoding trypsin-like peptidase domain-containing protein, with the protein MATSMKNFTIILASLFSLIFGAVGGGLTSFLILSQFEPEPAETVINFENGSYKSVWEAASPAVVSVVAFKDVKGELVEMSSGTGFIITPDGFLVTNKHVVADDGATYIVILEDGTQLDAEVLDRDSLNDIALVQITGEDERLGSLPALDFADSDQISVGDPVVAIGNALGEYSNTTTVGIISATGREIIASSGFGSSENLVNLIQTDAAINPGNSGGPLLNMNAEVVGMNTAIDTTASGIGFAIPANDIATVVKSYQEFGRIVRPFVGVRYIPVTPAVQERFQIEAESGMLIIGDLKAGAPGVVEDSPADDAGLKEKDVILEVEGKALTTTYSLANAIAGYLVGETITLKVWRDGEILSIQVKLEESAQ; encoded by the coding sequence ATGGCAACTTCAATGAAAAATTTCACCATTATTCTGGCCTCTTTATTTAGCCTTATTTTTGGTGCGGTTGGCGGTGGACTCACGAGTTTTCTTATTCTTTCGCAATTTGAGCCTGAACCTGCGGAGACCGTCATTAATTTTGAAAATGGTTCTTATAAATCTGTGTGGGAGGCGGCATCTCCCGCCGTTGTCTCCGTGGTGGCTTTTAAGGATGTGAAGGGAGAGCTTGTGGAGATGAGCAGCGGAACGGGATTCATCATCACTCCGGATGGTTTCTTGGTGACCAACAAACATGTGGTTGCGGATGATGGGGCCACTTATATTGTGATTTTGGAAGACGGGACTCAGTTGGATGCCGAGGTTTTGGACAGAGACAGTCTCAATGATATTGCTTTGGTTCAGATCACCGGGGAAGATGAGCGCTTGGGTTCCCTCCCTGCTTTGGATTTTGCCGATTCCGATCAAATCAGTGTTGGAGATCCTGTGGTGGCCATCGGGAACGCTTTGGGTGAATATTCCAACACCACAACAGTGGGCATTATTTCAGCTACAGGGCGAGAAATCATTGCTTCCAGTGGTTTTGGCAGCAGCGAAAATTTGGTGAATTTGATTCAAACGGATGCGGCCATCAACCCCGGCAATAGCGGTGGGCCTCTTCTTAATATGAATGCCGAGGTGGTGGGCATGAACACGGCCATCGATACTACGGCCAGCGGGATTGGATTTGCCATTCCTGCCAATGATATTGCCACGGTGGTGAAGTCGTATCAGGAATTTGGTCGCATCGTACGGCCTTTTGTTGGGGTTCGTTACATTCCCGTAACGCCCGCCGTTCAAGAACGGTTCCAGATTGAAGCGGAGAGTGGGATGCTTATTATTGGAGATCTAAAAGCCGGAGCTCCGGGCGTTGTGGAAGACAGCCCTGCCGATGACGCGGGATTAAAAGAAAAAGATGTGATTTTGGAGGTGGAGGGCAAGGCGCTCACCACCACTTACTCCCTCGCCAATGCCATTGCCGGCTATTTGGTGGGCGAAACCATCACACTCAAAGTCTGGCGTGATGGCGAAATCCTTTCCATCCAAGTGAAGCTGGAAGAGAGCGCTCAGTAG
- a CDS encoding helix-turn-helix domain-containing protein, whose product MIEQLQKLGLTVKEATLYMATLELGEASPVSTIAKRANVNRTTAYDLLESLVKRGLIIGSNHKKYRYYRAQAPEKLVAHLKEESERYARLAEEAKEVLPELNTHYHALSNRPRVYFYEGDEGLIRVYEETLTSSEEILAYASDQANQEAIPWYFPKYYKRRAAKKIPIRGIFPDEPKNWERHALDKEELRRSLVVPKSKLDFTPEINFFDDKIMIADWKGKIGIIIESKEIATAFKQTFELAWEAAEGYHKELKKGRKKKLDGVEGSIDKILKVMLICLLSHNSQIMATNRLSTPDALAVLAGHTRIPGVSTSPVWEVGMELGFRVQMDAALLQRRLRKQIPGLDLDLKTIQALKSPATVSETVARLVEELGEEIEVPEDVIAENRKHYDQVLGIQ is encoded by the coding sequence ATGATTGAACAGCTGCAAAAACTCGGGCTCACGGTGAAGGAAGCGACCCTTTATATGGCCACGCTGGAGCTGGGGGAGGCCTCGCCGGTTTCCACCATCGCCAAGAGGGCCAATGTCAACCGGACCACGGCTTACGATCTTTTGGAATCTTTGGTGAAACGGGGGCTGATCATTGGCTCGAATCATAAAAAATATCGTTATTACCGGGCGCAGGCACCGGAAAAGTTGGTGGCACATTTAAAAGAAGAAAGCGAGCGCTACGCCAGGCTGGCCGAAGAAGCAAAGGAGGTTTTGCCGGAGCTCAATACGCACTATCATGCGCTTTCAAACCGTCCTCGGGTGTATTTTTATGAAGGAGATGAGGGGCTGATTCGCGTGTATGAAGAAACGCTTACCTCCAGTGAAGAGATTTTGGCCTACGCCAGCGATCAAGCCAATCAGGAAGCCATTCCGTGGTACTTTCCAAAATACTACAAACGCCGTGCTGCAAAAAAGATTCCGATCCGAGGTATTTTTCCGGACGAACCCAAGAACTGGGAACGCCATGCGCTGGATAAAGAGGAGCTTCGCCGCAGTTTGGTGGTGCCTAAAAGTAAGCTCGATTTCACTCCTGAAATCAACTTTTTTGATGACAAAATCATGATCGCCGACTGGAAGGGAAAAATCGGCATCATTATTGAAAGCAAAGAAATCGCCACGGCCTTCAAGCAAACCTTCGAGCTCGCCTGGGAGGCCGCGGAAGGCTACCACAAGGAGCTGAAGAAGGGGCGGAAGAAAAAACTCGACTGAGTCGAGTGAAGCATTGACAAAATACTAAAAGTCATGTTAATATGCCTTTTGTCTCATAATTCACAAATCATGGCTACTAATAGATTGAGTACCCCCGATGCCTTAGCAGTGCTAGCTGGTCATACGAGAATACCAGGTGTATCAACATCTCCTGTTTGGGAGGTAGGAATGGAACTGGGCTTCCGTGTACAAATGGATGCAGCTTTACTACAGCGTCGATTGCGAAAACAAATCCCTGGCCTTGATCTAGATCTCAAAACGATTCAAGCTCTAAAAAGTCCAGCCACTGTAAGTGAAACTGTCGCCCGCTTAGTTGAAGAACTTGGTGAAGAGATTGAGGTTCCTGAAGATGTCATCGCTGAAAATCGAAAGCACTACGATCAAGTACTTGGGATTCAATAG